GGTTAGCAGACCCTCTGGCAGATTGATCGGTTGAGTCGCATGGGTGCCAATGATTGTGCCATCCTTTTCCAGGACGACAAAATGTCCTCCATTATTAAAATAGTTATCTTCAATATCCAAAAGGTCGCTATCGTAACCTTCCAACCAGATTTTGTCTCCATGCTTCCGGTACGTTTCATCAATGAGACTGATAATTATATCCGCGTCTTCGTTGTTGGCTTGTCTCAATTTCATGACTTCTAGTTGGTAAGGAATCCGGATTTCTGCTTCAGTATTTGGGTCTACTGGACTGTGGCTTTCTGGCAAGACTTCAAAGTAATCAAGGCAATGGGAAGACATAAGATAAGGCAACGCAGAGATGCGGGCTGTTTTTCCCGACTGACGATTCTTGGCATTTTAGGCTAATTACTAGTGTTTTCTGGATACGGATATTCCGTAAAATGCTCATTCCTATCAACTTAATCATCCGCCTTTGCTTTTATGCTACGCGCAACTTTCAGGCGCGTTAGCAGAGGTTGTCATGTGGAGACACTCACATGTATAAACAATTTCGTGCTGATAAATACTTCTTTTTGAAGTATTATGTGATCAACCTGATCTTTTACTCGGTCGCCTGTACGGCTCTGGCTTTCTATACAGGCCTATTCTCTGGATCCTATGCCTGGCTTTGGTTTCTGGCAATTGTTCCGGTCATTTTGCCCGACTTTAAAGTGATCGCTTTGGGAGGAGCTATTTGCACCGGGTTATTCTTCTTTTTTATGCCCTTCCATTGGTGGTATCTGCTGGGAATACCGTTGGGTGCTTACTTGGGAGTTCAATCTGGTGCGTGGATGCACAACGCCTGTCATGGTAATCTCAAGCCCAAGTGGTTGAACAGATTCGTAGGGGAATTGTGCGGGCTGCAACAGTTGCCAGGAGTAGCAGGTTGGTGGGTGACACACATTATTCATCATCAGTATCCGGATGATCCTGATTTGGATCCGCATCCGTCTCACGGTGTAACTTATTGTGGCTTTATTCGTAATATGAAGGTGACGATGCGCAAAGCTATGACCCATAATTTCTTCAATCTTTGGGGAAAAACCAAAGAGACCAAACGTATCTGGGCGATGGTGGATCTTACGCTTCCGATTAATCGCTATTTGCGGGCCTTGTTTATGTTACTGCTATTTTCCCCACCCGTCTTTTTCTTCGTTTGGATTCCATCCTATCTGACAAACATTACATTCTACGCGCATTTGAATTATGCGACTCACCGTCCCAACGAAAAGGGGGATTTTGAAATCCTGGATGTAAATCGAAGTTGGTACTACAGATTCATGAATTGGATGGCTCAAGGGTGTTACTTTTATAAGACGCATCATTGGAGACCTCACTCCATTAACCCCATGAAAATGGATCCAACGAAGGAAGATGCCTATGTGTTCTTCGTCCTGGAGGGGAACCGGGAGGCTGCGGAAAAGCCAAGAGTAGAGAAGGCTTCCTGATAAGGGTTGAGCTTTTGTAAGGCACCCTAATAGAAGTGGGCTATGAATTCTCGCCTACTAAAGGTTTTTCTACTCGGGTATTTGGTTTGTTTTGGCGCTACGTTGTTAGCTGAAAAACGAGAAGTAACCTTACTGTTCACCAATGACTTTGAAAGTGCGTTCGATCCAATACCAGCCTATTGGCGTGATGATATCGAACTGATTGGTGGTGCTCCTCAAATTGCAACCTTGGTAAATAATATCCGGGAAGAAGAGGAATTAGTATTCCTGTTTGATTCAGGAGACATTTTTACCGGGATTCTCTCAAAATTGACGGAGGGAGCGGTGCCTATGGAAATGATGATCACCATGGGCTACGATGCCATGGCGATTGGCAATCACGAGTTTGAGTATGGATGGGAGAGTTTTGCAGAGCAGAAGAACCGACTTCCTTTCCCTGTGCTGGGGGCCAATATGTTTTATGCCGATACGGGGCGAAGGTATGCCCAGCCCTACACGATTGTGGAACGGGACGGGTTTCGTATCGGTGTAGTGGGAATTATGGGACAGGATGCGGGGACGGCGATCATTCCTTCTCATGTAGCTGGGGTGGATGTTCGTGATCCGATTCCCGTCGTGCAAGCTTGGGTGGATGAATTGCGCCCTCAAGTTGACATCGTGTTAGCTCTTACTCACCAGGGGAAGACCGCGCCTATGCAAACGGATGATGAAGCGCACCCAGAAATTCACCGAGGGATCGAGGCCGATTATCGGATGGCAGGTGCTGTGAAGGGAATCGATGTTCTCTTTGGTGGCCATGCTGATGCGGGAACCGAAGAAGCTGTAGTCCATAAGAAGACGGGAACGCTCATTATGCAGACCTATGGGCAGGGAACCAGGCTAGGACAGCTTAAACTGTCATTTGATACCGAATTTAAAGAGATTGTTTCGCACGAAGGCAGACTGATTCCGGTAGTGAGTAACGAACTTGAGCCGCATCCTGTGATTGTTGAAAAGCTAGCTCACTACAGAGCTCAGTTTCCGGAGCTTGAGGAAACCGTATTTTATGCTCAGGAGCGATTATCTAGGGCTTACAACGAAGAGTCCGATCTTGGAAATCTCTACGCCGATATTCTGCGAGATGAATTGGAGGCTGAGATAGGTTTTATCAATGCTGGTGCGCTTAGGAAAGATTTGCCTCAGGGAGATGTGCCTTTGGCGGACTTGATGGATTCCTTTCCTTTTCAGGATGAGGTGGTGGTCTTGGAAATGACCGGAGCACAGATCATGGATGTACTGGAACAATCGCTGACTTTGGAGCGTGGGTTACTTCAGTTGTCAGGCCCTAAAGTTCGTTATCATAAACAGCGTTCCACAGCAAATCGTGTTTATACGGTTGAGATGGAAAAGTATTCTCTGAAGCTCTCCCAGACTTACAAGGTAGCGACGATCGAAATCTTAGCCCAGGGTGGAGATCTGTTTTCGGCTTTTACCGAAGCCAAACGACTGACCCCAAAAGGTAGCCAGATTACCTTTGCCGATATGCTCAAGGAAAACCTCAGTCGCCGACAAGTGGTTGGATTGCCAGTTCGTGGAAGGATGATACCGGTTTTGGATTAAACCTGATGTAGTCGGGTTATAAGTACAGTAAACAAGCGGCTTAGAGTGGATTATGACTCCTTGAAAAGCAGTGCATTTTAACCGGATTGATTTTCTGAGTTGAGCTTTCTGAGTATTTTTCCTCAATTGGAGGGCTATGCTATTATCTCGTTACCTTAGAATTGTTGTTGTGCTCTGTATATTTTCCTCCGCGATGTCTGTCTTTGCGCAGGATGGAGGATTGGAGTTTGATGGCCAAACCTATGAGCTTGAAGCTTTCGTGATCTACGAAACGCCGATTGATGTAATTGATGGTTTTACAGGCGAAAAGTACATTGGAAACAATCCCGTGGTGTTGGATTTTGCCGATACGTTTAATGATCTGTTACTGGGTTACCATAAGAAGTTGCTGATTCATGAGATACAGCATTTGCAATTCCGCCTTGAAGATGGATTAGCCTTTGAGAAGGAGTTGGATGAACTCTCAAAATCTTTTGGTATTAAGAAATTCGACGTCGATCACACGCGGTGGATGGTGAAAGAGAAATCGATTCTTCACCGTTTGCATACAGAACCCTTTTATAAAATCGATGCGATGATCGTGTGGGATGTTGACGAATTGAATCGCATGCTGCCTGACAAGCCCCAGAATAAATATGCGAAGGATATTCATTTCAATGAAGAGAAAGGCATTTGGGAGCGCCGTGTAACCACCCATTGGAAAGTCTCTTATATGAGAGCTCCTACAGGGAATAGGACTATCGGAAATCCCGTAAATATAGAAAAGTTTCAAGGCCTCAATCTGGATACGAATAGAGGTTATCATTTTTCCGAAGGTTTGAGTAATGATGTCCCTTCTAGAGCCTTTAAGGATGTGAATTTGACCTATCCGGTTTTGATTCGTTCCGATGAGCCTCGGGAGGAGCAAGTGCTACGTCTTAATCAGACCTTCGTTAAAAACCTGGTCCATATCTATGATCCCTTCAGTTGGGTTGCACGTCGTGACACACGTTTTCGTGGTGGGTTCTACCGCGAGATGCACGAGGCAGTTATAAAGAATCGATTCAGAGTAAAAGACCGTGAGTGGTTTGACCAAGTGCTTGCTCGCTTTCTTTCCGATGTTATTACGACCAAGCGGCATGGAACGAAGGAAATTTACTCTTTGTATGTGCTTCAGCGATTCAATCTTACTAGAAATGTGCTGGGTGAAGATCTGGACCTTCTTAATTGGAACAAGGGTGAAAAACGAGAAGGAGAGGCTAAAAGAAAGGATGCCCGGGTTTGGATCAACTATAAGAGCCCGGGCGGCGCACGCTTTATCATGCTCGATGCCTACATGCGTTACACGGATAA
This genomic stretch from Opitutia bacterium ISCC 52 harbors:
- a CDS encoding fatty acid desaturase; the protein is MYKQFRADKYFFLKYYVINLIFYSVACTALAFYTGLFSGSYAWLWFLAIVPVILPDFKVIALGGAICTGLFFFFMPFHWWYLLGIPLGAYLGVQSGAWMHNACHGNLKPKWLNRFVGELCGLQQLPGVAGWWVTHIIHHQYPDDPDLDPHPSHGVTYCGFIRNMKVTMRKAMTHNFFNLWGKTKETKRIWAMVDLTLPINRYLRALFMLLLFSPPVFFFVWIPSYLTNITFYAHLNYATHRPNEKGDFEILDVNRSWYYRFMNWMAQGCYFYKTHHWRPHSINPMKMDPTKEDAYVFFVLEGNREAAEKPRVEKAS
- a CDS encoding bifunctional metallophosphatase/5'-nucleotidase — encoded protein: MNSRLLKVFLLGYLVCFGATLLAEKREVTLLFTNDFESAFDPIPAYWRDDIELIGGAPQIATLVNNIREEEELVFLFDSGDIFTGILSKLTEGAVPMEMMITMGYDAMAIGNHEFEYGWESFAEQKNRLPFPVLGANMFYADTGRRYAQPYTIVERDGFRIGVVGIMGQDAGTAIIPSHVAGVDVRDPIPVVQAWVDELRPQVDIVLALTHQGKTAPMQTDDEAHPEIHRGIEADYRMAGAVKGIDVLFGGHADAGTEEAVVHKKTGTLIMQTYGQGTRLGQLKLSFDTEFKEIVSHEGRLIPVVSNELEPHPVIVEKLAHYRAQFPELEETVFYAQERLSRAYNEESDLGNLYADILRDELEAEIGFINAGALRKDLPQGDVPLADLMDSFPFQDEVVVLEMTGAQIMDVLEQSLTLERGLLQLSGPKVRYHKQRSTANRVYTVEMEKYSLKLSQTYKVATIEILAQGGDLFSAFTEAKRLTPKGSQITFADMLKENLSRRQVVGLPVRGRMIPVLD